acagtggtaaatatataaatgaattgatgatcaacatcattttaaaatattataaaatcaaGATAAAAACACGGTGTCAAGAGCTGTGCAAAAGTATAAGTATCACAGGTACGTATGTGCAAATGTATAAGTATCACAGGTATTAAAATGTCGAGTAAAAATGAGTATCTTGTAGAAACTTCAAGATAAGTTCAgggtggaatcgaaatgattctatACCATTTTgtctaccaaatatatctttcctcGTCGGTCCAAGATGACTACACTCCACCACTCcaagtaaacccgctacatttgttccattaggaaggaaacgttttatgtaacgacgcactcagcacatttcatttacggttatatggcgtcggacataggattaaggaccacacatatattgagggaggaaacccgctatcgccaattgatgggctactcttttcgattagtagcaagggatattttatattcagcatcccacagacaggatagcacataccacggcctttgatataccagccatggtgcactggttgaatgagaaatagctcaatgggcccaccgacgaggatcgatcccaaaccgactgtgcatcaagcgagcgcttttaccactgggctacgtcgtgctcCCGTTCCAGTGATCTTGCCTAGTGGAAACGATATACTGGTTAGTATCATGTGTGTGTTAATATCAGTggaaggcacaccaaccctggaatgaggcaaatccaaagcagacttggcagctgtatctgccttttcattacccctgaaaTGGTTGGGAACCCAGCAAAATACAATAGCTTTAttagcaatagataaaaagacacactttcatATCAACATCCAAATTAAGGAAAGTTCTaacttcatattttgtaaagcttggagacatgaaagtgagtctgtaaaaatactAGACTTAGATTCCACAGAATCCTTAATTTGTTCTAGGGCTTCAATGGTTGCCCAGGATCCCGCAGTAAAACAAATAGATGCCGAATCCGGTCAAGAATGAACACCTGCGAAACAATGGAATTTGAACGTCTTGTGCGTTCAGATCAAGGATTCGAACTCACTACTCACAGAACGTGTACACTGTAAACAACGCAGCCCACGAGGCCAAGCATCTGTATCATCAAATGAGCATGTAATTTAAGCTTTATACACCTGATACTAGTGGTAGTAATGTAGTCTGGCGGAACACAACGAAGATTGTCGGAAACTAAATCGGAAATTAGAGATTACACGTctagcacgtgcatcacgcttaATGCCAGTTATCCACTTCTGAAATGTTTGTGATCGAATCGTTCAGGTGAGGTCCttttgggttattagttttgtaaatattctttgccattttaaccaatatttttattttttaatcatcaatTTCCTAGATTTTAAGGGTACGTAATTTTATCGTTCGTACCCTCTGATATAGAGATAGCGATAGTGTAGAATACTGCAAATATGtttggaaaaaaaagtaaagtttgttttatttaacgacgccactagagcacattgatttttttatcttatcatcggcaattggatgtcaaacatatggtcattctgacagttttttagaggaaacccgctgtcgccacataggctactcttttacgacaggcagcaagggatcttttatttgcgcttcccacaggcaggatagcacaaaccatggcttttgttgaaccagttatggatcactggacggtgcaagtgatttacacctacccattgagccttgcggagcactcactcagggtttggagtcggtatctggattaaaaatcccatgcctcgactgggatccgaacccagtacctaccagcctgtagaccgatggcctaaccacgacgccaccgaggccggttaaataTGTTTGGTGACACGAGATTGTAATTATTTCGCTCCTGAATCATAAATAGTCTGGCTGACATTTTGCTGGTGGTCGTTGAATCATAGAATACTTCTCTTACTCACACTAACATCGGATACAACAAAGGATTGGCGTGTTCGCTAACCTCTTACACGCGATTACAAAACTGCGTAATATCGGAAATTGTCAAATGAAGGCTACGTGTTCAACTCTGCGTCTAATAGGATAAATGCTGTTCTTATTTTCTAAAATCAATTGTCAAATGACAAATGCCGACATAGGGAAATGGGTTGGATCGATAAAACCCGTTAAAAACCATGTAgtgctttttatttatttgtttttttaggttttttttgcgACGGGGTTGGTTTGTGCCGGTTGATGTAAAGACTCAAATTAACAAACAGTAAAAACTCGGTCACTGTGATTTGTGATCGAGATGAGAAGACTTCATTTACATTACACACAACAACCTTGACCTCACTTTATTATATTCCAATACATTTTCCGTAGTCTAGACCTCCCGTCATAATTCCTAAACACGCGCCTTTATTGGAGTCTTGTTGAGGGAGGGGGTGCgtatgtgcgtgcatgtgtaGGGGGAGGGTGCTGTTGTTTTAttggtgggggttttgggggggggtcgattttttttttttttttttttttgattttttttttttttttttttggggggggtctTTTTCAACAGCTGTACAGAGACAAACATAGATACAATCTTACGATTTGCAGGTATCAGTCACGAAATTGAGGATTCATGGATCGATTTAAAATCAGATGGAACGCTAAACCTGCTTGTGAAACTGATTATTACAAggtataggaggacagccactcccgaggagatcctttattgGACAATACATTCTTTTgactgccacaaagaggactgccattgctatactagtttactaaatcaaacctAGCACCGCACACGGGCTCATTGGTATAAATACATCTGTGataacatgcactcatgaatcgtATCCTGCCCCATAGGTGGCAGCTGTCATGAGTAACACCACTGTTACCGAAGCTGTCAAGTTTGtaacttcatctaaaacataaaagtaAATGTGCAATAGTTTAATCAAATATATGAAAAGGTAtacacaagttcaaaatatggaatagcatcagtcAACATTCTGGTCAGTGACGCATCGTATTTAATAGATGTAGCCTGGAAATGTTCGACACTTTATGAATGAACTagatatcagaattatcaaatgtttgatatccaataaccgatgattaattaatcaatggccTCTAGTGGTaccggtgtcgttaaacaaaataaatttaactgtCATTTCGTGgaattttctttctgtctttcttagGATGGGACAGCGTTATGGACGAGAGGTTTGCCGTGTATTTCCATACCCTTAACGAGAACGGAGATGACGTCGTATCTCTGGATGACGTCACTACCTGTGTCGGCAGAGCGGCGGAGGAGCAGCAGAACATCGTGGTTAAAGTGAAATGCGAGGAGTTCCTGCCCCGGTGGTACATCCACTGCATCATGGGAGGACACGACGGACTCTCGGAGCCAGACTTTGTCAACAGGTTTAGGGACATTGAGTgagtttattaatgttttaattgtgaAGGGTTCGTATTAAAGCAACTATCTTGAGTTTTCTCAACGAATAGTAAAATGTTTCccactaacagagcctttttaaagagtaaattaaatatgtttttgcttgttcagaatatcagtttcttgTCGTCTTAGAGTTTGTAATAACCCAGCCCGGATTTTACCTGCCATTAATTTTctgcaatataatatataactaaTTCTATGGCTCCCCTCCCCCacgacaaaaacaaacaaacaaacaaacaaaaaacccgcCCCTTTACCCCACTTTACTGATTAACAACTTGAAAAGTATTTACACCAGGAGAATATTTTGCACCTGATATTGGTATTACCTATTTCTGGTAAACATTTCAACAATGTAGATGGAATTCCCTGCAAGTAATGACAGAATCGCAATTGCATGTCATAAGACGTATTTCCGGAGTGATATGTATGCATCTGGTCCAGGTGTACGATGAGTACCACTGTGTCTTCTGTTGTGTCACCTGTTAGTCAAATACCACCTGTCAGTATGTCGAATGGCCGGGCAGATTATCTTTCGATTTATTGTCATTGGAACGTCTCAGATAGTACACATTAACTACTGTATATCActgtctctgtatatatatatatatatatatatatatatatatatatatatcacacacacacacacacacacacacacacacacacacacacaatgtatgcTTTATGTATACAGGGGGCGGAACATAGctcagtgggaaagtgcacgcctgatgcgtggtcggtctaggatagatccccatcggtgggcccactgaattatttctcgttccaaccagtgctccacgactagtatgtgctatcctgtcggtgggatggtgcatataaaagatccctggttactaatggaaaaatgtagcgggtttcctgtcaatgactgtgtcaaaattaccatatgtttgtcatccaatagccgatgattaataaatcaatgtgctttagtggcgtcgttaaacaaaacaaacttttaaaactgtttacagATCTGAGAAAGGCAAGGAGGCGTTTTCGCAGGTGATGTTCAGGTGTGCGCAGGTCGGTTATAGAATTATCGACCTGAACAGCGACGGCGTTGTATCGAGTGACGAGGACCGCTGCATGAGTGTGCCAACCCCAACCGAAACCGCCGCCAGAGACTTGACTACGTACTTGATGAACGACACACCCGACAACTACGTCGCTAATGACGCCAGCTGTCCGTGGCGCGGTGCATCAAGCAGCCAATCAGAGTAGAGCTAGAGCTTCAACTGGCTAATGAATATGTAAATTGGTTTAGCCATACTAACGTTTAAAATTCCATGTACAGtggaaaataattgttttgaaataaaagtGGTTTCGCTTGAAATATCAATTGCTAtgtcttttttctgtttttgtgcGCTTAATATAATtaggtttgtttggttggttttgatggtggtggttttgatttgttttcatttgtttgttagttttgttttgttggggggggggggtttgggggggggtggaggttCTTTcggtttttgtgtttgtttcttttttgcttGATTTTTGGCGGTGCTGggtttttgttgtggtttttgtgggggggggagggggtagtattatttatttattttatttatttattattattacttggttatttgttttgtttttgtcttcttcttttgttgttgttgggtggtGGTTGTTTTTTCGTGGGGAGTAATAGGGATTTTTTAAATCCTAGACAACTGAACTGTGTCAGGGTTGGGACACCTACATCATATTCACCATACTGAAGTGTTGAATGACACATATTTTCGTAACGCTCAATTCGGTATCCGCGGCTAGTAATTCAAAGGCCTTGGTACGAACGGTCCTGTTTATTCACAATAAAGGGTTCCTCTGGCTAGTCAGACATGGCAATGTGTAGGCCCCTAAACAACCCGAGACTAAAATGCGCTGAGGTGACGCTAAACCGATGATCCATCCCTTTCAAGACGTGTCTGTGATCAGTGCCGTGAACACGACGTAACTATGATAAAGGTTCTAAAACGAATAACgtaaaagaaaacgaaaaagcttctactattatcctgttcaattatttagacccaaagttttttgcaaatgttacgtttatttcctattcgatatttgtttttgc
This DNA window, taken from Gigantopelta aegis isolate Gae_Host chromosome 4, Gae_host_genome, whole genome shotgun sequence, encodes the following:
- the LOC121371952 gene encoding uncharacterized protein LOC121371952, whose amino-acid sequence is MPTRNHIIMDYVQLFVLAICAILSVSGWDSVMDERFAVYFHTLNENGDDVVSLDDVTTCVGRAAEEQQNIVVKVKCEEFLPRWYIHCIMGGHDGLSEPDFVNRFRDIESEKGKEAFSQVMFRCAQVGYRIIDLNSDGVVSSDEDRCMSVPTPTETAARDLTTYLMNDTPDNYVANDASCPWRGASSSQSE